A window of the Helianthus annuus cultivar XRQ/B chromosome 4, HanXRQr2.0-SUNRISE, whole genome shotgun sequence genome harbors these coding sequences:
- the LOC118491377 gene encoding protein ALP1-like, which yields MSERTSRECLEYFCETVCKRYGGEFLRRPTSHDIALLYQAHEDRHHLPGMLGSLDCTHFVWRMCPTELRGQYMRGDHQYPTVMLEAVASQDLWIWHAFCGPAGSQNDINVLQQSPLFLAQRNGTAPNCPFQVNNHLYKRGYYLTDGIYPTWSVFVKSFPYPHDPNEKKFKRQHEAARKDVERAFGVLKSKWGILNRPMRSKTVKKIRSIVYTCLILHNMIIKDDGRAIAPVHIQDPPVEPVFDDTAYTELIDEDTHWRLKHDLVEHLGSLDLPHLEVDSDEE from the exons atgtctgaaaggacctctcgtgagtgccttgaatatttctgcgagacggtttgtaaaag gtatggcggtgaattcctacgtagaccaacgagccacgacatcgcgctattgtatcaggctcatgaggatAGGCATCACCTACCTGGCATGTTAGGGAGTCTCGATTGTACACACTTTgtctggagaatgtgccccacagaattgcgtggacaatacatgagaggcgatcatcaatacccgacggttatgttagaagcggtagcgtctcaagatttgtggatttggcatgctttttgtgggccagcgggttcacaaaacgatatcaacgtgctgcaacaatctccgttatttcttgctcaacgaaatggaacggcgccaaattgtccatttcaagtgaacaaccatttatacaaacgcgggtattatcttactgatgggatctaccctacttggtccgtgtttgtgaagtcttttccatatccacACGACCCGAACGAAAAAaaattcaagaggcaacacgaggccgcaagaaaagatgtggaacgggcgtttggtgtgttaaagtcgaagtggggaatactaaatcgtccaatgcgttcgaaaacggtgaaaaaaataaggtccatcgtgtatacgtgccttattttacacaacatgattataaaagacgacggaagggcgatagcaccggttcatattcaagatcctccagtcgaacccgtcttcgatgatacagcctatacggagctcattgacgaagacacgcattggaggctaaaacacgatctcgttgagcatctcggaagtttagatttgcctcaccttgaagttgattcggacgaggagtag
- the LOC110936016 gene encoding protein TIC 40, chloroplastic — protein MDNLALYTSSHKPILGSTTNPRTDSIISTKPSFCLFKIPKSRTSISALSRRQDSTPQRVIKSDDWFARISSSSNQHTSSVGAAPQIAVPPPSSQVGSPLFWVGVGVAFSAAFSWTASYLKQKAMQQAFKTMMGTQNNQFANAGFSPGSPFPFPPPAAPGTTPGSPFPFPPSPAPATSAPRPAATSAPASQRTVTVDVPPTKTEAPPAPAYSEDEFEPLKEPKKSAFIDVSPEETLKTSFEKLEESTDTESPKDSQFPNQASQNGSAFKPMDSSFEGASSTGTKGPAMSVEALEKMMEDPTVQKMVYPYLPEEMRNPTSFKWMLQNPQYRQQLQDMLNNMGGSPEWDSRMMDSLKNFDISSPEVKEQFDQIGLTPEEVISKIMANPDVALAFQNPRVQAAIMDCSQNPMSIIKYQNDKEVMDVFNKISELFPGVTGAP, from the exons ATGGATAATCTAGCCCTTTACACTTCTTCTCACAAACCCATTTTGGGTTCTACCACAAACCCTCGAACCGATTCTATAATCTCCACCAAACCCTCCTTCTGTTTGTTCAAAATCCCCAAATCAAGAACCTCAATTTCGGCTCTGTCTCGCCGTCAAGATTCAACCCCACAAAGAGTTATCAAATCAGATG ATTGGTTTGCTAGAATTTCATCTTCAAGTAATCAGCATACTTCATCAGTTGGTGCAGCCCCACAGATTGCAGTGCCACCCCCATCTTCTCAAGT AGGGTCTCCTTTGTTTTGGGTGGGAGTTGGCGTTGCATTCTCTGCAGCTTTCTCATGG ACGGCTTCATACTTAAAG CAAAAAGCTATGCAACAAGCCTTTAAGACCATGATGGGCACGCAAAACAACCAGTTTGCTAATGCTGGCTTTTCACCGGGATCACCTTTTCCGTTTCCGCCACCTGCCGCACCAGGCACGACACCTGGATCCCCTTTTCCTTTTCCACCATCCCCAGCACCTGCCACGTCAGCACCACGCccagctgccacatcagcacCGGCTTCCCAACGCACAGTGACTGTAGATGTACCTCCTACTAAAACCGAGGCACCCCCTGCACCTGCATATTCTGAAGATGAGTTCGAACCACTCAAGGAGCCGAAGAAATCTG CTTTCATTGATGTGTCTCCGGAGGAAACATTGAAAACAAGTTTCGAAAAGCTTGAAGAATCCACCGACACTGAATCCCCAAAAGATTCCCAATTTCCAAATCAA GCTTCGCAAAATGGGTCTGCTTTTAAACCAATGGATAGTTCGTTTGAGGGGGCTTCATCCACAG GCACAAAAGGACCTGCTATGTCTGTGGAAGCTTTGGAGAAGATGATGGAGGATCCGACTGTACAAAAGATGGTCTACCC CTATCTTCCGGAAGAGATGAGGAACCCTACCTCCTTCAAAT GGATGCTCCAAAACCCACAATACCGTCAACAATTGCAGGATATGCT gaaTAACATGGGGGGAAGCCCCGAATGGGACAGTCGTATGATGGACTCGTTGAAAAATTTTGATATTAGCAGTCCCGAGGTCAAGGAACAATTTG ATCAAATCGGACTTACCCCGGAAGAAGTGATATCTAAAATCATGGCGAATCCCGATGTTGCGTTGGCCTTTCAAAATCCTAGAGTTCAAGCAGCCATCATGGAT TGCTCTCAGAACCCTATGAGCATCATCAAGTACCAAAATGACAAAGAG GTTATGGATGTGTTCAATAAGATATCAGAACTCTTTCCCGGGGTGACGGGTGCACCTTGA
- the LOC110933137 gene encoding 3-hydroxy-3-methylglutaryl coenzyme A reductase 2-B-like codes for MLLDGKEFSVPMATTEGCLVASTNRGCKAIYVSGGATSVLLKDGMTRAPVVRFGTVKRAAELKLFLEEPLNFDTLASVFNKSSRFGRLQRIQSVIAGKNLYIRFTCSTGDAMGMNMVSNGVQNVLDYLQLDFPDMDVLGISDNYRSDKKPTTVNWIEGRAQHLILLTDF; via the exons ATGTTGTTGGATGGAAAGGAGTTCTCGGTGCCCATGGCCACCACTGAAGGTTGTCTTGTTGCTAGCACTAATCGGGGTTGTAAGGCGATTTATGTATCTGGTGGTGCTACCAGTGTATTACTCAAGGATGGGATGACTCGAGCTCCCGTGGTTAGGTTTGGAACCGTAAAGAGAGCTGCTGAGTTGAAGTTGTTCTTGGAGGAACCACTCAACTTTGATACTCTTGCTTCCGTTTTTAACAA ATCAAGCCGGTTCGGGAGGCTTCAAAGAATCCAAAGTGTGATTGCTGGGAAAAATCTTTACATAAGGTTCACTTGCAGCACAGGTGATGCAATGGGGATGAACATGGTTTCCAATGGTGTTCAGAATGTTTTGGACTATCTGCAGCTTGACTTCCCGGATATGGATGTTCTTGGCATCTCCGACAACTATCGTTCTGACAAGAAACCGACAACCGTCAACTGGATAGAAGGAAGAGCACAACACCTAATTTTGTTAACTGATTTCTAG
- the LOC110933136 gene encoding protein STABILIZED1: MQPLAPKNRLNLVNTKPPSNCVASFSRGATTHSDIGHARVAPDLLDFESVMQNMMRKIKRLMLLKSVIRTNPKGWIEAARLEEDTGNIRKARELIRKGCEEFPKNEDVWIEACRLVNPDEAKGVIAKGVNAIPSSVKLWIQAARLEHDDYNKRRVLRMGLEKIPDSVRLWKALVELANEDDAKRLLQRAVECCPLHVELWLALARLEKYDAAKKVLNKAREKLPKERAIWIAEAKLEEAFGNTFMVGKVIEKGIRALHREGVEIDREAWMKEAEAAEWAGYVWTCNAIISNTKGFH; this comes from the coding sequence ATGCAACCACTTGCACCGAAGAATCGATTAAACTTAGTCAATACAAAGCCTCCGTCTAATTGCGTAGCCAGTTTTAGTCGTGGTGCAACCACTCACTCAGATATCGGCCATGCCCGTGTTGCGCCTGACCTTCTTGACTTTGAATCTGTGATGCAGAATATGATGAGGAAGATAAAGAGGCTGATGTTGTTGAAGTCTGTGATTCGAACAAACCCAAAGGGTTGGATTGAAGCTGCGAGATTAGAGGAAGATACTGGAAATATTCGGAAAGCAAGAGAGTTGATAAGAAAAGGTTGTGAAGAATTTCCAAAGAATGAGGATGTATGGATCGAGGCATGTCGGTTGGTGAATCCGGATGAAGCTAAGGGTGTTATAGCAAAGGGTGTTAACGCGATTCCCAGTTCGGTAAAACTTTGGATACAGGCTGCAAGATTGGAACATGATGATTACAATAAACGTAGGGTTTTGAGAATGGGTCTTGAAAAGATACCAGATTCTGTGAGGCTATGGAAAGCACTTGTGGAACTCGCTAATGAGGATGATGCAAAGCGTTTGCTTCAGAGAGCGGTGGAATGTTGCCCGTTGCATGTTGAGTTATGGCTTGCTTTAGCTCGGTTGGAAAAGTATGATGCGGCTAAGAAAGTGTTAAACAAGGCGAGAGAGAAGCTTCCTAAAGAACGAGCAATTTGGATCGCTGAAGCTAAACTGGAAGAAGCTTTTGGAAACACATTTATGGTTGGGAAGGTGATCGAAAAGGGTATTCGGGCTTTACATAGAGAAGGGGTGGAGATTGATCGAGAAGCTTGGATGAAAGAGGCTGAAGCCGCTGAATGGGCTGGTTACGTGTGGACATGTAATGCTATCATTAGTAACACAAAGGGGTTCCATTGA